In Zonotrichia leucophrys gambelii isolate GWCS_2022_RI chromosome 14, RI_Zleu_2.0, whole genome shotgun sequence, a single window of DNA contains:
- the NATD1 gene encoding protein NATD1 translates to MAHSAPLGLLEQGCPIQVEHDRKRRQFTVRLNGCHDKAVLLYEYVGKRIVDLQHTEVPDAYRGRGIAKHLAKAALDFVVEEDLKAHLTCWYIQKYVKENPLPQYLEHLQP, encoded by the exons ATGGCGCACTCGGCGCCGCTCGgcctcctggagcagggctgccccatccaGGTGGAGCACGATCGCAAGCGGCGGCAGTTCACCGTGCGGCTCAACG gttGCCACGACAAGGCCGTGCTGCTCTACGAGTACGTGGGGAAGCGCATCGTGGACCTGCAGCACACGGAGGTGCCCGACGCCTATCGAGGGAGAGGAATTGCCAAGCACCTGGCAAAG gcagccctggactTTGTGGTGGAGGAGGACCTGAAGGCGCACCTGACGTGCTGGTACATTCAGAAATACGTCAAGGAGAACCCTCTGCCGCAGTACCTGGAACATTTGCAGCCTTAA